In Endozoicomonas sp. GU-1, one DNA window encodes the following:
- the ugpE gene encoding sn-glycerol-3-phosphate ABC transporter permease UgpE: MSKPWTRTVIRHGILIMGTLIMVLPLWIALMSSTHTPETLFKEGLQFFPGGHGWETYKAIIGGNDDLSTPAWRMLLNSLVLGLGFAIGKIIISTIAAYALVYFRFPLATPLFWMIFATLLLPLEVRIIPSYEVVAQLELLNSYAGLIVPLIASATGTFFFRQFYRSVPGELMEAARMDGAGPVRFFIDILLPLSSTILAAIFIIMFVVGWNQYLWPLLMTTDTDYYTVVIGIRQMFQTINEGGDLPQFNIAFGLTILATIPPVLVVVIFQRMFIKGLVETEK; this comes from the coding sequence ATGAGTAAACCATGGACTCGCACCGTCATACGTCACGGTATTTTAATAATGGGCACCCTGATTATGGTGTTGCCTTTATGGATTGCGCTCATGTCATCCACCCATACGCCGGAGACATTGTTTAAGGAAGGGCTGCAATTTTTCCCCGGAGGGCATGGATGGGAAACGTACAAGGCTATTATTGGCGGTAATGATGATTTATCAACACCCGCCTGGCGCATGTTGTTGAACAGTCTTGTGCTGGGTCTGGGCTTTGCTATTGGCAAGATCATTATCTCCACCATTGCTGCCTATGCCCTGGTTTATTTTCGGTTTCCCCTGGCAACACCATTGTTCTGGATGATTTTTGCAACACTGCTGCTACCTCTGGAGGTCAGGATTATTCCTTCCTATGAAGTGGTTGCCCAGCTGGAGCTGCTCAATAGCTATGCCGGATTGATTGTTCCCTTGATCGCATCAGCGACGGGCACTTTTTTCTTCCGGCAGTTCTATCGCTCAGTACCAGGTGAATTAATGGAAGCTGCCCGTATGGATGGTGCCGGGCCGGTGCGGTTCTTTATCGATATTCTTCTGCCTTTGTCGTCCACCATACTGGCTGCAATTTTCATCATCATGTTTGTGGTTGGTTGGAACCAGTATCTTTGGCCATTACTGATGACAACAGATACTGACTACTACACGGTCGTCATTGGCATACGACAGATGTTTCAAACCATCAACGAAGGTGGTGACTTACCTCAGTTTAATATTGCCTTTGGCTTAACCATTCTGGCGACAATTCCCCCGGTGCTGGTTGTGGTGATCTTCCAGCGAATGTTTATCAAGGGGTTGGTGGAAACCGAAAAATAA
- a CDS encoding ABC transporter permease subunit translates to MEDAFGLSSEFVGLRNFTDVLEDPEYVSTVLFTLFFSVMVTLFSLSLALLLAVQVNEVLTGAGVYKTFLMWAYAIAPPAAGLVGSLLFSPLMGDLYNGINALGFDFNHTRDGSDAIFVVVLISVWKQLSINFIFFLSGLQGIPASVQEAARIDCPGSIKRFWTVTFPLLAPTTFFLLVINTTYAFFETFGVIDLTTRGGPAGSTTTLVYKIYQDGFLGADLGGSAAQSVILMLFVICLTIIQFRYVDKKVHY, encoded by the coding sequence ATGGAAGATGCTTTCGGGCTTTCCAGCGAATTTGTCGGGTTGCGAAATTTTACTGATGTTCTGGAAGATCCGGAGTATGTCAGCACGGTGTTGTTTACCCTGTTTTTTTCAGTGATGGTTACCCTTTTTTCTCTATCACTGGCATTACTACTGGCGGTTCAGGTAAATGAAGTGTTGACCGGTGCCGGGGTTTATAAAACCTTTCTGATGTGGGCCTATGCCATTGCGCCTCCAGCGGCTGGCCTGGTTGGCAGTTTATTGTTCAGCCCTTTGATGGGGGATCTTTACAATGGTATCAACGCACTGGGCTTTGACTTTAACCATACCCGGGATGGAAGTGATGCGATCTTCGTTGTCGTTTTAATTTCTGTATGGAAGCAGTTAAGCATCAACTTTATTTTCTTCTTATCCGGTTTGCAGGGGATACCTGCCTCTGTTCAGGAAGCTGCAAGAATTGATTGCCCGGGCTCAATTAAACGATTCTGGACAGTTACCTTTCCACTTCTGGCTCCAACCACGTTCTTCCTGTTGGTTATCAATACGACTTATGCCTTCTTCGAAACCTTTGGTGTGATCGATCTGACCACTCGTGGCGGCCCCGCAGGCTCAACTACGACATTGGTGTACAAGATTTATCAGGATGGTTTTCTTGGCGCTGATTTGGGAGGTAGCGCCGCGCAGTCGGTTATTCTGATGCTGTTTGTTATTTGCCTGACGATTATCCAGTTCCGTTATGTTGACAAAAAGGTGCATTACTGA
- a CDS encoding tetratricopeptide repeat protein — translation MPHKLILKLLLACSVMLNISSVKAQTPAEIDEPLYKPFIERYILDELKNLRQDQQFMRAELINKVAEARLDASDRAVRYTTDTVNNIFFIITGAASILVLLGWRSLREVRETIKAQVESQVSQMTLEYEKRLNELETKLVVRSEQIISAQEKISQTNQVHSLWMRAGLETNLHEQINIYDQILEIKPDDVEALTYKADSLLDLGEARWALSLTNQAIDHDHEYALAYWQRACAEAALGQHDEAVRDLETAILQSPALKDEVVSETAFEVLHGHLSFKKLLQSDMSDVEMS, via the coding sequence ATGCCTCATAAACTTATCCTCAAGCTGTTGCTTGCCTGCTCTGTAATGCTGAACATCTCTTCAGTTAAGGCTCAAACCCCTGCTGAGATTGATGAACCCCTCTATAAGCCGTTCATTGAGCGCTATATTCTTGATGAGCTCAAGAATCTCCGTCAGGATCAGCAGTTTATGCGGGCTGAACTGATCAATAAAGTTGCTGAGGCCCGGCTGGATGCCTCAGATCGAGCAGTTCGCTATACAACGGATACCGTTAACAATATCTTTTTCATCATTACTGGCGCGGCTTCAATTCTGGTTTTGCTTGGGTGGCGTTCATTGCGAGAGGTTCGTGAAACCATTAAGGCACAGGTCGAAAGCCAGGTTTCTCAGATGACACTGGAATATGAGAAAAGACTGAATGAGCTTGAGACGAAGCTGGTCGTGCGTTCGGAGCAGATTATTTCTGCCCAGGAAAAGATATCACAAACCAATCAGGTTCATTCATTATGGATGCGTGCAGGGCTTGAGACGAACCTCCATGAGCAGATCAACATCTATGACCAGATTCTTGAAATCAAGCCAGATGATGTTGAGGCACTGACCTATAAGGCTGACTCGTTGCTGGATCTTGGTGAGGCCCGATGGGCGCTATCACTGACCAATCAGGCGATTGATCATGATCACGAATATGCGCTTGCCTACTGGCAAAGGGCCTGTGCAGAAGCGGCACTTGGGCAGCATGATGAAGCAGTACGGGACCTTGAAACCGCCATACTGCAATCTCCCGCATTAAAGGATGAAGTCGTCAGTGAGACGGCTTTTGAGGTTCTGCACGGCCATCTGTCGTTTAAGAAGTTGTTACAGTCAGATATGTCGGATGTAGAAATGAGTTAG
- a CDS encoding ABC transporter ATP-binding protein: MSRVVIDGLGKIYANGVAAVKNISIDIADGELVVVVGPSGCGKSTLLRMIAGLESITSGDLWIKDQRVNTREPAYRDIAMVFQNYALYPHMTVFDNMAYALKNRKLAKAEIDKRVKEAAKTLELSQLLDRKPGQLSGGQRQRVAMGRAIVRKPEVFLFDEPLSNLDARLRGQMRLEIKKLQRRLKTTAIYVTHDQIEAMTLADRLIVMNNGIPEQIGTPDELYNNPSSLFVAGFLGSPSINLLKATQLADGIALGHSQIATLSGKLGGDSAILGIRAEDLQLCPKEDADLILSVELVERLGSELLAVGVVKGSNERLSVRLDKSAQIDEGHELPLEINRDHWHWFDADTGLRNVDCYREAISEAVI; the protein is encoded by the coding sequence ATGTCTCGAGTGGTAATAGACGGCCTTGGAAAGATCTATGCCAATGGTGTTGCAGCCGTAAAAAACATCAGCATCGATATTGCCGATGGCGAGCTGGTGGTTGTCGTTGGCCCGTCCGGTTGTGGTAAATCAACGCTTCTGCGAATGATTGCAGGCCTGGAATCCATCACCAGTGGTGACTTGTGGATAAAAGATCAGCGGGTGAATACCAGGGAGCCGGCGTACAGGGATATTGCCATGGTGTTTCAGAACTATGCGCTCTACCCACATATGACGGTGTTTGACAACATGGCATACGCCCTGAAAAATCGAAAGCTGGCAAAGGCTGAAATTGACAAGCGGGTTAAAGAGGCTGCAAAAACGCTTGAGCTTTCTCAACTGCTGGATCGGAAACCAGGCCAGCTCTCAGGTGGACAACGTCAGCGTGTGGCCATGGGGCGCGCAATTGTGCGTAAGCCTGAGGTCTTTCTCTTTGATGAACCTTTATCCAATCTGGATGCAAGGCTGAGAGGCCAGATGCGACTTGAGATCAAGAAGTTGCAGCGTCGGCTTAAAACAACTGCCATCTATGTGACCCATGATCAGATCGAAGCCATGACGTTAGCCGACCGATTGATTGTTATGAACAATGGTATACCCGAACAGATTGGTACACCGGACGAACTCTATAATAATCCATCGTCGCTTTTTGTCGCCGGCTTTCTTGGCTCTCCCTCGATTAATTTGTTGAAAGCAACTCAGTTAGCTGACGGAATTGCATTGGGACATAGCCAAATTGCCACACTGTCGGGCAAACTCGGTGGTGACTCGGCTATTTTGGGCATCCGTGCTGAAGATTTACAGCTGTGCCCAAAAGAGGATGCGGACCTGATACTGTCTGTGGAACTTGTTGAGCGGTTAGGCTCTGAGTTACTGGCGGTCGGTGTTGTAAAAGGCTCTAACGAGAGGCTTAGTGTTCGCCTTGATAAATCTGCCCAGATTGATGAAGGGCATGAGTTGCCACTGGAAATCAACCGGGATCATTGGCACTGGTTTGATGCTGACACAGGTCTGCGCAATGTAGACTGTTATCGTGAGGCCATTAGCGAAGCAGTGATTTAA
- a CDS encoding extracellular solute-binding protein, whose translation MNIRKLIVFAGLSVSSFAASIAQGATELTLWHAMGGRNGEVVEILVDRFNQSQDEYRLTAVNKGGYEDTMTAGIAAFRARKAPHIIQVFDAGAATVINAKGAVYPVQDLLEDNGIAFDSNDYIPGVRHFYADSAGKMIGMPFNSSTPLLYFNKEALAKAGVTPPKTWEEFEQAAPKLKAAGYLALAQSHSPWIFSENFHSRHNLPMATGNNGYDSTDVKILYNNDALKMHWGKVKEWMDDGYYGYYGRAWGDNQDAFTKGQVAMWLGSSGSFGNLQKTADFEFGTTYLPYWSSLIEEPKSTFIGGAALFSFTGHDADEYKGIAEFYKFLTQAETQLLWHKETGYVAITNDAYSLAKESGYYQEAPDAEVGMLQLSLAGGEWTKGYRLGYYVQIRESLYKNYEKILSGQTSVDDAFNSIERESNKLLSRFNDTYN comes from the coding sequence ATGAACATCAGAAAATTGATCGTGTTTGCTGGCTTGAGTGTCTCCTCTTTTGCGGCATCAATTGCACAGGGTGCAACCGAATTAACCCTGTGGCATGCCATGGGTGGAAGAAATGGTGAAGTGGTTGAAATATTAGTAGACCGCTTTAACCAGAGTCAGGATGAATACAGGCTGACAGCGGTAAACAAAGGCGGTTATGAAGACACGATGACTGCCGGTATTGCAGCTTTCAGGGCAAGAAAAGCGCCGCATATCATACAGGTTTTTGATGCCGGTGCTGCAACTGTTATCAATGCGAAGGGTGCCGTCTATCCAGTGCAGGATCTGCTGGAAGATAATGGTATTGCCTTTGATAGCAACGATTATATTCCCGGTGTTCGACACTTTTATGCAGACTCTGCCGGCAAAATGATCGGAATGCCCTTCAACAGTTCCACACCTCTTCTTTATTTCAACAAAGAAGCCCTTGCCAAAGCCGGTGTAACTCCACCCAAAACCTGGGAAGAGTTTGAGCAGGCCGCGCCCAAACTGAAAGCCGCTGGTTATCTGGCATTGGCTCAGTCTCACAGCCCATGGATCTTTTCCGAGAACTTCCATTCCCGCCATAACCTGCCCATGGCAACTGGCAACAACGGTTACGACAGCACTGATGTAAAAATTCTCTATAACAACGATGCCCTGAAAATGCACTGGGGCAAAGTCAAAGAGTGGATGGATGATGGCTACTATGGCTATTACGGCAGAGCCTGGGGCGACAATCAGGATGCCTTTACCAAAGGTCAGGTGGCAATGTGGCTGGGCTCATCCGGTTCTTTCGGAAACTTGCAAAAGACGGCTGACTTTGAATTTGGCACAACCTATCTGCCCTACTGGAGCAGCCTGATCGAAGAGCCCAAAAGCACCTTTATTGGTGGTGCAGCACTGTTCAGTTTTACCGGGCACGATGCGGATGAATACAAGGGCATTGCTGAATTCTACAAGTTCCTGACACAGGCTGAGACTCAGTTGTTATGGCACAAGGAAACTGGCTATGTGGCCATCACCAACGATGCCTATTCACTGGCCAAAGAGAGTGGCTATTACCAGGAAGCACCGGATGCCGAGGTTGGTATGCTGCAGTTGAGCCTTGCTGGTGGCGAGTGGACCAAAGGCTATCGTCTGGGCTACTACGTTCAGATTCGTGAAAGCCTCTACAAAAATTATGAAAAGATTCTCTCCGGACAGACCAGTGTGGACGATGCCTTCAATTCTATTGAGCGTGAATCCAACAAACTGCTGTCCCGCTTTAACGACACTTATAACTAA